The sequence below is a genomic window from Vicingus serpentipes.
CTTGGTTTTGCTTTGTTTACATCAATTTTTAATTCATCAATTCCCTGTATACTTTTACCGTTTATAAAATCTTTCATTTTCTCGGCTGTAGCAATTAATTCAGCGTAATCTTCCCCTTGTAATTCGATGTTTATTGGGTAACCAGCAGGAGGACCAACAGCTTCTTTTTCTACCGATATTGCAACACCAGGATAGATATCTTTTAAAGCCTCTTGAACTTTTCTTTGCAGTTCTTTACTATCAGCTCCTCTTCGGTATTTGTATTCTCGCATAGAAGCAGTTACTTTTCCTTTGTGAGGCATTTCTGCAGCAGAACCACCATCTGTTTGAGGATTTCCTGCACCAGCACCAACTTGCGAAACAGCACTTTCAACTAAAAAATTGTAATCACCATCCATATTTTCAGGAGCATTTAATATGGCATAAACTCGCTCTTCAATTTCTTTTGTAATAGCATTTGTTTTTTCAATATCTGTTCCCTCAGGGTACTCAATATATACTATAATTTGATTTGGAGTATTGTCAGGGAAAAACTCAACTTTTGTTCGTTGACTTGCAATTGAACCTCCAAAACCTCCAAAAGCAACAAATAATAACAATACTGTTCCAATAGTAACAGCATATGGTCTCCAGCCTTTTAAAGCTAAACGCAAAGTTTTTTCATACATAACTTCCCATCGGGTAAGTATTTTAGTTTGAAAATAATTAACCATTTTACGCAGCCCTAATCTGTAAACCCACAACATAATTGCTGTAAAAACCATTATTGTCCCTAAAGCTTTATAAGTTCCTCCAAGGAATAAAATTAATAGGCCTATAACCCCAACAATTGAAGTAATTGAAATGATTTTCTTTAAAGGCATATCTTTGTCTTCAGTGGTCATAAATTGAGAAACTAAAACTGAATTAAAGAATATAGCTACAAATAGTGAAGAACCTAAAACTACTGATAAGGTTACAGGAAAGTAAATCATAAATTCACCCATTACACCAGGCCACATTCCTAGCGGAACGAATGCTGCAACAGTTGTAGCAGTTGAAATTATAATTGGGAAAGCAATTTCACTAATCCCTTTTTTTGCAGCTTCAATTCTACTCATGCCCTCCTCATCCATAAGTCGATAAACATTTTCAACAACTACAATTCCGTTGTCAACAAGCATACCTAATCCCATAATTAAACCAAATAAAATCATGGTATTCATGGTGTAACCAAGTCCTTCCAATATCATTAAAGACATTAACATCGACATAGGTATTGCAAATCCAACAAACAATGCATTTTTAAAACCTAAAAAGAACATTAAAACTCCAACTACAAGTATAATTCCGAATATGATATTATTTACTAAGTCATCAACTTGTCCAATTGTTTTAGAAGATTGATCATTTGTAATCGTAACTTTTAAATCAGATGGTAAAACATTTTCTTTTGCTTCTTTAACAATGATGTCTATTTTTTCAGCAGCATCAACCATATTTTTTCCTGCTCGTTTTTTAACATCAAGCATAACAACCCTATCGCCAAACTCTCTTGCATAAGTTGTTCTTTCTTTTTCTTTAAAAAACACTTCAGCAACATCTCCCAAATAAATCGGATTACTTCTTTCGTTTTTTACTACAAAATTTTTCAGTTGGTTTGGATCGTCAATTTCTCCAATAATACGGATGGTTCTTCTTTGCCCACTAGCAACCAAGTTGCCTGCCGACATTGTTACGTTGCCACCATTAATAGCATTTTTAATATCATCAAAGCTCACTTTTGCCGCCATCATTTTATAGATGTCAACAGCTACTTCTACTTCTCTATTTTGAGCACCTCTAATATCAACTTGTTTGATTTCATTTAAGCTTTCAATTTTACGCTCTAAATAAACTCCAAAATCTTTTAACCTATCAACTGGGTAATCTCCAGAAATATTAATATTAAGAATTGGGATTTCTTCCGACATGCTTAATTCAAAAACATTAGGCTCTACTTTAGCCCCATTAAATGTTGGCCAATCTTCACTTGCTGTTTCAGTATCAATATTGTCTTTTATTTTTTGCTTTGCTTGGTCAACTGAAATATGTTCGTCAAATTCAACAATTACCATTGAATAATCTTCTTGAGAAGTAGATGTAATTTTAGTAACATTACTTACAGTTTTTAGTCTGTCTTCAAGCGGGTCCGTTATCAATTTTTCAATATCCTCAGCAGTATTTCCTGGGTAAATTGAGCTTACATATATTTTAGTTTCTTTAATTTCAGGAAAGCTTTCTCTAGGCATACTAAAGTATGCAGAAACACCCAGAAACAAGATAATAATCATCGCCACATATATTGTGGTTTTGTTATGAATTGCCCATGCAGATAAGCCAAATTCCTTTTCTGTATTTTGATTTTTTTCTGACATTTTTAGCTTATTATAAGTTTAAAATTTTAACAGTTTGACCATCTTGAATGCTTCTTGCACCTTCAATAATCATTTCTGTTCCGTTTTCTATTCCTGATAAAACTTCTATAACATCACCTTGTGTTTTACCCGTTGTAATGATTGCTTTTTCAGCAATACCATCTTTACCTTTTCGGTTTTTAATTACATAAACATACTGCTCTCCTTGTGCATTTTCAGATATTATACTTTGAGGAATTAGTAAAGCTTTTTCGCTGGTGTAATCATTTATTTTAACCTTAGCTGTAAGGTTTGGTTTAATTTCGTTGTTGTCGTTTGGTAAACTAATTTCTACTTTAAATGTTCTGTTAGCAGGATTGATGTAGTTTCCTGTTTCTCGGATAGTGGATTTGATGGTTTTCCCTAAAATTGGAAATTCAACTTCCACATTTTTGTTTTTGGTAATGGATGTTAAGTGTTTTTCTGGAACATTCGTTTCAATGTACATATTGTCTAAATTCAATATTCTCATTAATTGAGAACCACCAGGAGAAACCATACTACCTTGTTCAGAAATAACATCATCAATAATTCCAGAAAAAGGAGCTTTTACTATCGTTTTTTCTATTTGCTCTTGCATTTGACTTACTGCTTTTGTTTGAGCTTCGTAGCTAGATTTTGCTTGTAAATACTGCATTTCACTACCAATTTTTTGTTTCCATAATCGCTCTTGTCTTTCAAAAGTGGTTTTAGATAAATCTGCTTGTATTTGTAACTGAGCTAATTGCTGACTTAACCCTCCATCATCAATTTTTGCAAGCGTTTGCCCTTTTGTTACTTTATCTCCTTCTTTAACATAAACATTCGTTAATATTCCAGCAAATTCAGGGTATATAACCAATAGGTTTTTAGTGCTTACATTTCCTTGTAGTTCAACATAATGATTGAATATAGCTTCTGCTACAACAAAAGAAGTAACAAGAGGTATTTTTTTATTGCTATCTAATTCTGCTATTTTAGTATCGATAAATTCTAATTGTTCGGCAAAAAGTGTTTGTTGGTCAACTATTTCAGCTCTTTTCGCTCTAATTTCTTCCAAATTATTTTCTGCTACAATTTCTTCTACGGTTTTATTTTCTTTACTTCCACAAGAAAACAAGAAAACAACTATTGCAAGTATTGATAATGATTTTTTCATTTTTATTATGAGTTAGTTTTTTCTATTTTAATTAGTTCCTATTGCTTTATTTAAATTCGATTTAGCATTAAATACATCAAGTAATGATTTTATGTATTTTGCTTCAGTATCTAAATATTGATTTTGTGATTGAGATAATTCTAAACTTGATATAATCCCTTCATTATATTTAATAATGGAATGGTTATTAATTTTTTTAGCAAGAGTTACCCCTTCTTTTTGGTTGTTGTAAACGCTTAGTGCAGATGTATACTCAGCTTTACTTCTTTCAGCTTGCAATATCAAACTTTGTTCAACTTTTTTTGAGGTTGTTTGTGCTTTTAAATACTCAACTTTTGCTTGGCCAGTTTTAGCTAATCTCATTCCTCCTGAAATAATAGGCAATTGTAAAGAGATACCCCATAATGTTTGTGGGTAATATTTACCTCCGCTAAAAGCATCAAAATCATTACTCATATTTTGTTGTGAGTGACTAAAAAATGCAGCGACAGAAGGAGCAAATGAAAATTTTTCTTTATTGAAATTTAGCTTCATTAATTCCTCATTAACTTTAATCATTTGATAATCGACATTATTCGTAATATCAAATTCTTTGCTAATACTATTTTCAGGGTCAGATAATTTTAAAAGTGATTCAATATTATCAGTTAAGTTAATCTCATTTTTGATTTCATAACCTAGTTGAAACTTGAGTAAATTCTTTGCAATAGATAATTGTTGCTCTGCATACGCTAAAGAGTTATTTATATCATTTAGTGTAAGTCTTAGCTGATCAACATTTTGTTCTTCAGCAAATCCTTCTTCGTAAATTTTTGTAGTCTCACTCAATAGCTTTTCAGTTGTTGTTGCAACTTCTTCTAAAATCCTCTTATTTTCTTCTGCAACTAAAACAAGGTAATAAGCTTGAGCTACATCTTCTTTAACTTGTATTTCAGTTTTGGAAATATTTTTTTCAGAAAATTCTTTATAAACTCTTGCTGCTTTTAAACCAACTAAATAAGAGCCATCAAATAAAAGTTGATTGGCTGATATTGTTGCTGAATTATTATAATTTGTACCAAACCTTAATTCTGCAAATTCGCCTGCAGGAGCATTTGGATCAAATGCGTTAGCAGGGATAAGGCTAGTAGGTAAATCAATAAAATTTTGAAGTTTTGCCTCAAAATTTACTTGAGGTAAACCAATTCCAGTGGTTTCCCAAACTTTCTTTTTTGCAATTAAAAGATCGCTTTCAGCATTTAACTTATCATAGTTGTTTTCTAGTGCATAGCTTTGAGCTTGAGCTAAAGAAAAGCTCTGAGTCTCTTGAGCAAGAGCTAAAGCAACAAGAGTTGATAAGTAAATAGTAGTTATTGTTTTTATCATTATTCTTTTATTTAATTAAAATCAAATTTGCTGTTTTCAACATTTTTAAGGGCTTCTTTTAAATAGGTGAGTCCTTTGTCATTTGCAATACCCCTAATGTGATATCTAATTATTTCAGTATGCATTTTGTCAATACTAAGTGTTTTGTTAATCGGATTTTCAGGATTCAGAATATTGTCAACCATACCTATATAGATGTTTGCAATAATTTCCGGATTTATATTTTCTCGATAATAACCTTCTTTAATTCCTCTTTTCAGGTTATCAAGCATCATGCTATGAATAAATGCTTTTTTATGATTTTCTAATAACTTCCATGCTTCAGGGTGATATTTCTGTAGATCAAAAATTACTGATGGGTGTATCTCACCAATTTCAGAACTAACACATTTAGTTACACCTATTAATTCATCTATTGCATTTACACTTTCCTCTCTTGCTGAACTAAGGGTTTGTTTTTCGTGCTCAATCATTAAGCTTATCCCTTTTTTTACTAAATCGTTTTTATCCGAAACGAATAAATAAAGTGTTTTTTTAGAGATTCCTACATGACGAGCAATATCTTCCATGGTAAGACTTTTAATGCCTAACTTCATAAAAAGCTTAGTTATTTCGGCTATTACATGATGATGTTTATCCATTTTTTCTCAATTTAGAGAACAAACTTAGGAAACTACTTCCACGTTGGAAACGATTTAAGTAAAAAACGTTTCCATTTACTTTATTTTTTAGACTTTTTAATATAATTAATAGATGAATCTTTATTTAATAAAGATGAATTGATTGAAGTTTTTTTAGGTAAAAAGCCATAGTTATTGAATTCGAATAGCGATTTTAGTATATTTGGTTTTTAAAGAAGATACTATATGATTTATTTGAAAAGAACAGTCGCTTTGTTATTCGCTGGAATATTGTTATTCTCATGCGGAGGAGAGAATAAAGAAAAAGAATCAAAAGAAGATGGGGTTGTTTCAGACTCGAAATCTCAAGGGGCTACATTTAATTTAGCATTAAGTGAAAATATTCAAGGGTTTGACCCTATAAAAGTGGTGGATGGATTTTCTTTTCAAGTGTTGGGGCAGATTTATGAAGGACTACTGAAATTTAATGAGAAAGATTTGTCTTTAGAACCATTAATTGCAGAATCATGGGAGGTAAGTGAAGATGGTTTGACATATATTTTTAAGTTAAAAAAAGGTGTTTACTTTCATGATAATCCTTGTTTTGAAAATGGAAAAGGAAGAGAGTTAGTAGCCTCAGATGTTAAATACAGCCTTGAAAGAACTTGTTCAAATGTTTCTGGGAATTATGGATATTCATTTTTTAAAAATAGTTTGGTTGGTGCAATTGCTTTTCATGATAATGAAGATGTTAATGAAATAGAAGGAATTAAGATTATTGATGATAATACAATTGAAATTTCGTTAGTAAAGCCTTCGACTAATTTTTTAAATACCTTAGCAGTTATTAATACTGCTATTGTACCTAAAGAAGCTTTTGAAAATAAATCGGACTGTTTCATTGGTACGGGACCTTTTAAATATGAGAGTCATAATGAAAAAGAATTTAAAACAACTTTAGTTAAGAATGAAAACTATCACATCACGGATAAAGAAGGGAAAAAATTACCTTATTTAGATAAAGTTGTTGTTTATTATGTAAGTAATAGTCAAGAAAAACTTGAGATGTTCCAAGAAGGGAAGTTAGATGTAATTGTTGATTTACCTTCAGCTTCAATTAAAACTGTTGTTGAAAATCAAATTTCTGATTTTGAAGCAAAACCTCCTAAATATGTTTTAGGAAGATACCCTGAATTGGTTACGTCGTATCTTCAACTAAATACAATGGTTGAGCCGCTTAATAACGTAAAAGTTAGACAAGCAATAGCAATGTGTATTAATAAAACCAAAATAGTTGATGTTGTTTTAAACGGAGAAGCTTATGGCCCTGCAAATAACGGTATTGTTCCCCCAGCTATTAAAGGTTATGATTATGAATCAATTGTTGGATTAGAGTATAATGTTGAAAAAGCAAAACAACTTTTGGCTGAAGCTGGATATAAAAATGGAGAAGGGTTTCCTACATTAAAATTATATAATGCAGGAAAAGAAAGCCAGGCATTAAGAGTCGGGTTAGAAATTCAGAAAGAATTCAGAACATCTTTAAATATAAATGTAGAAATTGTTTCAGTATCATTTGCTGAAAAAATTGCTGCAGAAGCTAAAGGTGAAGCCCACATGTCTATTGCAGCTTGGCTTGCAGATTTTCCAACTCCTGATAATTTTTTAAGTATTGCTTATGGAGCAACAGTTCCATCTTCTATGGAAGAAAGTTCTTACCCAAATGCATCTAGATATACAAATAAAGAATTTGATAAGCTTTATGAACTTGCAGTATCGACAATGGATGAAGGACAAAGAAATGAAATTTGCCTTAAAGCAGAGCAATTGATGATTAATGAAGCGCCAATAGTACCACTTTGGTATAACGAAAACTACAGATTACTTCAATCAAATATTTCTGGTTATCAACCGAGTATTATGCATATTCAAAACTTAATACATGTTAAGAAAACCCCTAAGTCAGAAAATACTCAAGACGAGGAGAGTAAATAATAATTATGCATTGTAATATTTTTGGGAATAATACCATTTATTCCCAAGTTTTCCTTTTTAATTTTATGATATTTGCATACTCTTAAATGTAATTAGAGTAAAGTCTATGTGGTTTAAAATTTCAAAACTCATATTAAAAAATAGAATTGCAATCTTAATTGTTTTAGGATTGATAACTTGTGTGATGGGCTATTTTGCTCAGTTCGCAAAGATGAGTTATCAAATGGCTCAAATGCTTCCAAAGACTGATTCTACATTTATATCCTACGATAATTTTAAAAGAAATTTTGGTCAAGATGGAAGTGTTGTTGTTATTGGAATAAAAAATGAAAGATTATATGAACTAACTAACTTTAATGCTTGGTATGATTTAACTAAAAACATTAAAGAAATCAGAGTTGATTTTAAAAAAGATGGGAAAAAGATTATAGTTGACGGAACAACCCAAGCATTATCTGTGGCAAGTGCCTACACACTTAAAAAAAATTCAGCTAAAAAAAGGTTTGATTTTGAGCAAATCGTAAAGAAAAAACCGACAACTCAATCAGAAGTAGACTCATTAAAAAAAGAATTATATAATTATCCTTTTTATGAAGGTTTTTTATACTCAGATTCAACACATGCTTCACTTATAGCAATTACTCTTAATCGAGAAGTATTAGACTCAAAATATCGAAATGGAATTTTTGAAGCCATTAATGCGGAAGTTGAAAAATTTGAAAGCATTACAGGAATAAAAGTTCATAAGTCAGGGTTGCCTTACATTAGAGCTAATTCATCTACAAAGGTTGCAAGTGAGATTAAAATCTTTTTAATTCTATCAATACTTATTACTTCTTTTATATTATACCTCTTTTTTAGGTCTTTTAAGGTTACAATGTATTCAATGTTAGTTGTTTGTGTTGGAGTTATATGGGCAATGGGGTTGTTATCAATTTTTGGTTTTGAAATAACTATTTTGACAGGATTAATTCCTCCACTAATTATCGTGATAGGTATTCCTAATTGTATATTCCTTTTAAATAAATATCATTCGGAGTATAAAAAGCATGGTAATCAAGCTAAATCTTTAAGTAGAGTAATCCAAAAAACAGGTAATGCTATATTTCTTACAAATACAACAACAGCTTTAGGGTTTGCTACATTTATTTTTACACAAAGTTCAATATTAGTTGAATTTGGAATCGTTGCATCACTAGATATTTTTATGGTGTTTACTTTATCTATTTTATTAATACCTATAATATTTAGTTTTTTAGCACCACCAAAACAACGTCATACAAAGCATCTTGAAAACAAGATGATGGTAAAGATGGTTGAGGTGCTTGTTAATATTGTTAGCTACCATCGTAAAAAAGTTTATGCAGTTACAGTTCTTATTTTGATTTTAGGATTGTATGGAATTTCATTAATTACAACAACAGGGAATATAATTGATGATTTACCAAAAGATGATCCTATTGTTCAAGATTTAAAATTCTTTGAAAAGAGTTTTAAAGGCGTAATGCCTTTTGAAGTTGTTATTGATACTAAAAAGAAAGGTGGAGTATTTGCGGATAATGGAAAAACATTGTATAAAATCAAAAAACTTCAAAAGGAATTGTCTTCATATGATGAATTCTCTAAGCCGCTTTCTATAGTCGAGGCTATTCAATTTTCATATCAAGCGTATAAAAAAGGTAAACCTAAATTTTATATTTTACCACCTGCTACTGAGCTCAAAAAATTAAAAAATTATGTGACTCAAGATAGTGTGAAAAAAGACTTTTCATCTTTCATCGATTCAACAAATCAAATTACAAGAGTTAGTTTTCAAATGGCTGATATAGGAACTCAAGAAATGAATGTATTACTTGATGAAATCAGACCGAAGATAGACTCTATATTTTCTCCAAAAGATTATAATGTTACCTTAACAGGAACAAGTGTGGTTTTTCTTAAAGGAACAGATTACTTAGTAGAAAATTTATTTACCAGTCTTGCGTTAGCAATTTTACTAATAGCGTCATTGATGTCGGTATTATTTTCTTCAGTAAGAATGGTTTTAGTATCGTTAATTCCTAATTTATTACCGCTATTAACCACTGCAGCACTAATGGGGTATATAGGTATTCCTATAAAACCTTCAACAATATTAATCTTTAGTATTGCTTTTGGTATTTCAGTTGATGACACGATACATTTTTTAGCAAAATATAGACAAGAATTAAAGATCCATAAAATAGGCATTAAAAAAGCTGTGATATTAGCATTAAGAGAAACAGGAGTAAGCATGATTTACACGTCTACAATTTTGTTTTTTGGATTTGGAGTTTTCACTGTGTCAAGTTTTGGAGGGACCGTAGCTTTAGGTTATTTGGTTTCTTTTACTTTAACTATGGCAATATTAGCTGACCTTGTCCTTTTACCATCATTATTATTATCTTTAGATAAAGCATTAACAACAAAAGCATTTAAAAAAGAGCCTTTAATTGAAATTTTTGATGAAGACGAAGATATAGAGTTGGATGAATTAGAGGTGAAATATATTGAAAAAGAGAGTATAGAAAATTAGTTATTATGAAAGGAATTGTATTAGCAGGAGGCTCAGGAACGAGGCTTCATCCATTAACTTTAGCGGTAAGTAAACAATTAATGCCTATTTACGATAAGCCAATGATTTATTACCCAATATCAGTATTAATGAGTGCCGGTATTAACGAAATATTAATAATAACAACTCCTCATGATAATCCAAGTTTTAAAACGTTACTTGGAGATGGTTCTCAGTTTGGTTGTAAGTTTGAATATGCGATTCAAGAAGTACCAAATGGATTAGCTCAGGCTTTTGTAATAGGAGAAGATTTTATTGGAGATGAAGATGTAGCTTTAATTTTAGGGGATAATATCTTTTATGGAACAGGATTAGAACAATTATTAATGGAGAAGACAAATCCTAAAGGAGGAGTTGTGTTTGCCTACCACGTATCAGATCCAGAAAGATATGGAGTTGTTGAGTTTGATAAGAATTTGAAGGCTATATCTATTGAAGAAAAACCTACTAACCCTAAATCTCATTTTGCTGTACCAGGACTATATTTTTACAATAACGAGGTTATAGAAATTGCTAAAAACTTAGAACCTAGTTCTAGAGGAGAGTACGAAATTACGGATGTAAATAAAATATATTTAGAAAGAGAAAAATTAGAAGTAGGTATTTTGGATAGAGGAACTGCTTGGCTTGATACAGGAACACATGCTTCATTAATGCAAGCTGGGCAATATGTTCAAGTAATTGAAGAAAGACAAGGATTGAAAATTGGTTGTTTAGAAGAAATAGCCTACCGAAAAGGATTCATTACCAAAACAGAATTAGAAGCTTTAGCAAAGCCTTTAATTAAAAGTGGATATGGTACTTATTTAATGGAAATTGTAAATGAGTGAATTTAAGAAGAACATATTAGTTACTGGTGGTGCAGGATTTGTTGGTAGTGGTTTAGTTGAAGAGTTAATTAAAGACGCTTCAAATTTTGTAGTAGTAGTAGATAATTTACTAACTGGTTCTAAAAATAAATTACCAATAGCAGAGCATAATAACTTAAAGTTTATTCAATGTGATGTAAATAATATTGGAGAAATTACAAGTGTTTTTCATACTTTTTCTTTTCATTATGTATTTCATTATGCTGCATTAGTTGGAGTTCAAAGAACATTGCAAAATCCTGTTAAGGTTTTAAATGATATTACAGGGATAAAAAATATATTAGATTTATCAAAAAACACAGGGGTAAAACGAGTAATGTATGCTTCATCTTCTGAAGTTTATGGTGAACCAGTTGAATATCCTCAAAATGAAGAAACAACTCCTTTAAATTCAAGACTACCTTATGCTATTGTAAAAAATGTAGGAGAAGCTTTTCTAAAATCATACAAACAAGAATTTGGATTGGACTTTACTGTTTTTCGTTTTTTTAATACTTATGGACCAAAGCAAAGTAAAGATTTTGTAATATCTAAGTTTATAAATGCTGCATTAAATAACGAGGACATAACTATTTATGGTGATGGAAGTCAAACCAGAACGTTTTGTTTTATGAAAAATAATGTTGAAGCATGTATTAAAGCAGCTTTTTCTGACGAACAAGCAAACCAAACGATTAATATTGGAAATAATCAAGAAACAACTGTTCTTGATTTGGCTAAGTTAATTATAGAACTAACTAATTCGAAATCTAAATTAGTTTTCTTGCCGCCTTTACCAGAGGGAGATATGACTAGAAGACATCCTGATATTACTAAAATGAAAGAATTATTAGGTGATAAAGATTTATTGACTTTAGAACAAGGAATAAAAGAAATATTAAAGGATACTAGTTATATATTGTCTTAATGGAAAAAATAAACCATTACATTTCTATCGTTAATCAAGCAATTGATGAACTTTCATATAATAAAGAACCAAAAAAATTATATGAGCCAATAAAATATACTTTAACCTTAGGTGGAAAAAGAATTAGACCTGCATTATTATTGTTGGCTAATGATTTATTTGGTGGGAAAGCTGTAAGAGCTATGAACTCAGCATTAGCTATTGAAGTATTTCATAATTTCACCTTAGTTCATGATGATATTATGGATGACGCTCCATTAAGAAGGGGTAAAACTACTGTGTTTAAAAAATGGGATACAAATACCGCAATATTGTCTGGTGATGTAATGTTTGTAAATGCAATTCAATTACTTGCAAAAGATAATAACGATAAATTGGCAGATATTTTAGCCATTTTTAATAAAGCATCTGTTGAGGTCTGTGAGGGACAACAATACGATATGGATTTTGAAACTTTGGAAAATGTTTCCATTGACGATTACCTAAAAATGATTGAATTAAAAACAGCTGTTTTATTAGCAGCTAGTTTAAAGATTGGTGCTTTAATTGCAAATGCAAAGCAAGATGACGCTAACCATATTTATGAGTTTGGAAGAAATTTAGGAATAGCATTTCAACTAATGGATGATATATTAGATCTTTATGGTGACCCTGAAAAGTTTGGAAAACAAGTAGGAGGAGATGTTATTGCGAATAAAAAAACTTACTTGTTGTTAAAAGCTAAAGAGTTGGCCAAAGGAGAAACAAGAAAAGAATTAGAATTTTGTTTAACATCAACCGCTATAAAACCTGAAAATAAGGTAGAACGTATTAAAACAATTTTTAATGCATTAGGTGTTAAAAAAGCTGCAATAGATGAAATGAATTTGTTTTATAATACAGCTATTTCTCATTTAGATTCGATTGATGCTCCTGAAGATAAAAAGAAAGTTTTTGAAGACTTTGCAAAACAATTAATGCACAGAGAAAATTAAGCACCTTGAAATATCAAAAACACATATTTGTTTGTATCAATCAACGTGACGAAAATGCAGTAAGATGCAGTTGTGGTGAAGAAAATGGAACTGAAATTGTGGCTCGTTTTAAAGAGTTAATACAATCGCATAAGTTAAAAATGAAGGTAAGAGCACAAC
It includes:
- a CDS encoding NAD-dependent epimerase/dehydratase family protein, with protein sequence MSEFKKNILVTGGAGFVGSGLVEELIKDASNFVVVVDNLLTGSKNKLPIAEHNNLKFIQCDVNNIGEITSVFHTFSFHYVFHYAALVGVQRTLQNPVKVLNDITGIKNILDLSKNTGVKRVMYASSSEVYGEPVEYPQNEETTPLNSRLPYAIVKNVGEAFLKSYKQEFGLDFTVFRFFNTYGPKQSKDFVISKFINAALNNEDITIYGDGSQTRTFCFMKNNVEACIKAAFSDEQANQTINIGNNQETTVLDLAKLIIELTNSKSKLVFLPPLPEGDMTRRHPDITKMKELLGDKDLLTLEQGIKEILKDTSYILS
- a CDS encoding polyprenyl synthetase family protein, with product MEKINHYISIVNQAIDELSYNKEPKKLYEPIKYTLTLGGKRIRPALLLLANDLFGGKAVRAMNSALAIEVFHNFTLVHDDIMDDAPLRRGKTTVFKKWDTNTAILSGDVMFVNAIQLLAKDNNDKLADILAIFNKASVEVCEGQQYDMDFETLENVSIDDYLKMIELKTAVLLAASLKIGALIANAKQDDANHIYEFGRNLGIAFQLMDDILDLYGDPEKFGKQVGGDVIANKKTYLLLKAKELAKGETRKELEFCLTSTAIKPENKVERIKTIFNALGVKKAAIDEMNLFYNTAISHLDSIDAPEDKKKVFEDFAKQLMHREN
- the rfbA gene encoding glucose-1-phosphate thymidylyltransferase RfbA; protein product: MKGIVLAGGSGTRLHPLTLAVSKQLMPIYDKPMIYYPISVLMSAGINEILIITTPHDNPSFKTLLGDGSQFGCKFEYAIQEVPNGLAQAFVIGEDFIGDEDVALILGDNIFYGTGLEQLLMEKTNPKGGVVFAYHVSDPERYGVVEFDKNLKAISIEEKPTNPKSHFAVPGLYFYNNEVIEIAKNLEPSSRGEYEITDVNKIYLEREKLEVGILDRGTAWLDTGTHASLMQAGQYVQVIEERQGLKIGCLEEIAYRKGFITKTELEALAKPLIKSGYGTYLMEIVNE
- a CDS encoding ABC transporter substrate-binding protein; translated protein: MIYLKRTVALLFAGILLFSCGGENKEKESKEDGVVSDSKSQGATFNLALSENIQGFDPIKVVDGFSFQVLGQIYEGLLKFNEKDLSLEPLIAESWEVSEDGLTYIFKLKKGVYFHDNPCFENGKGRELVASDVKYSLERTCSNVSGNYGYSFFKNSLVGAIAFHDNEDVNEIEGIKIIDDNTIEISLVKPSTNFLNTLAVINTAIVPKEAFENKSDCFIGTGPFKYESHNEKEFKTTLVKNENYHITDKEGKKLPYLDKVVVYYVSNSQEKLEMFQEGKLDVIVDLPSASIKTVVENQISDFEAKPPKYVLGRYPELVTSYLQLNTMVEPLNNVKVRQAIAMCINKTKIVDVVLNGEAYGPANNGIVPPAIKGYDYESIVGLEYNVEKAKQLLAEAGYKNGEGFPTLKLYNAGKESQALRVGLEIQKEFRTSLNINVEIVSVSFAEKIAAEAKGEAHMSIAAWLADFPTPDNFLSIAYGATVPSSMEESSYPNASRYTNKEFDKLYELAVSTMDEGQRNEICLKAEQLMINEAPIVPLWYNENYRLLQSNISGYQPSIMHIQNLIHVKKTPKSENTQDEESK
- a CDS encoding efflux RND transporter permease subunit, whose translation is MWFKISKLILKNRIAILIVLGLITCVMGYFAQFAKMSYQMAQMLPKTDSTFISYDNFKRNFGQDGSVVVIGIKNERLYELTNFNAWYDLTKNIKEIRVDFKKDGKKIIVDGTTQALSVASAYTLKKNSAKKRFDFEQIVKKKPTTQSEVDSLKKELYNYPFYEGFLYSDSTHASLIAITLNREVLDSKYRNGIFEAINAEVEKFESITGIKVHKSGLPYIRANSSTKVASEIKIFLILSILITSFILYLFFRSFKVTMYSMLVVCVGVIWAMGLLSIFGFEITILTGLIPPLIIVIGIPNCIFLLNKYHSEYKKHGNQAKSLSRVIQKTGNAIFLTNTTTALGFATFIFTQSSILVEFGIVASLDIFMVFTLSILLIPIIFSFLAPPKQRHTKHLENKMMVKMVEVLVNIVSYHRKKVYAVTVLILILGLYGISLITTTGNIIDDLPKDDPIVQDLKFFEKSFKGVMPFEVVIDTKKKGGVFADNGKTLYKIKKLQKELSSYDEFSKPLSIVEAIQFSYQAYKKGKPKFYILPPATELKKLKNYVTQDSVKKDFSSFIDSTNQITRVSFQMADIGTQEMNVLLDEIRPKIDSIFSPKDYNVTLTGTSVVFLKGTDYLVENLFTSLALAILLIASLMSVLFSSVRMVLVSLIPNLLPLLTTAALMGYIGIPIKPSTILIFSIAFGISVDDTIHFLAKYRQELKIHKIGIKKAVILALRETGVSMIYTSTILFFGFGVFTVSSFGGTVALGYLVSFTLTMAILADLVLLPSLLLSLDKALTTKAFKKEPLIEIFDEDEDIELDELEVKYIEKESIEN